The stretch of DNA TGTCCAGCCGCCTTTTCATGGGGGCGTAAATCGTTGTCATGATGCCGCGGGTAACAGGCAGCAAATGAGCAGAGAAGGTAATCGGACCAGTTTGTGTATGCCAGAGATTCAATTGTTGTTGAATTTCGGGAATATGCTGATGCTGATTGACCTTGTAAATTTGAAAATTATCGTTCATTTCAGCAAAGTGAATGTTTTGCGACAATCCGCGGCCCGCTCCAGAAACGCCTGATTTGGCATCGATGATGATCCACGCCGGGTCAATGATTTCCGCTTGCAGCGCCGGAGCAATTCCTAACAGGGCGGCTGTGGGGAAACAGCCTGGATTGGAAAGGAGATTGGCCGATTGAATTTGATCGCGGTTCCATTCAGTTAAGCCATATACCGCTTGCTGGAGAACGGCAGGAAGAGCGGGTTCTTTTTTGTACCACTTTTTATAATTTTCTGGATCTTTCAAGCGCAAATCACCTGATAAATCAACGACTTTCGTTCCGTTTTTAAGCAGCTGAGGAGCGAGGCTTGCGGAAGCGCCTGAAGGAACAGCCAGAAAGACAACATCCGCTGTTTGAGTGATTTCTTCCGGTTCGATTTGCACCAGCGGCAAAGCACAAATATCTTGAAGATGCGGATAATCCTCCGTAACGGGCACTTGATCTTTGCTTGAAGAGTAAATGGATTGAAGGTGGAATTCCGGATGATTGGATAAAAGCCGTATAAGCTCAATTCCCCCATAGCCAGAAGCACCAATGACAGCAGCTTTCATGTTAGCCTCCTATTGCATAATTATTTATAGAATTAAATAATTATTAGTGTTTTTTTATAATTATAAGATTGTCAATCCTTGAAATCAACCACTTTTAGAAAATATCCGTAGAATATGCGATAATAATATAGAGAGACACAGAAAAAGGATTTTGATCAAGCATCTCGAATAACCAATAAGGGATGAGATTTCTAAGAATGATATGGAGGAAGCAGCCATGAATTTGATGGAGTGGTTTGAAAAAGGAGTTTCACCGGATGATTATATAGAGCAAATGAAAACAAATCAGGAAAACGTTAAATATATTCAGTCTTCCTTTCACATTCAAAAGGAGGAAGCATCCTTCTTGGCAAGACTGAAAGAGGAGAATTTAAAGGCGATTGTGCTGACGGAAGACTGGTGCGGGGATGCGATGATGAACATTCCGATCTTTCTGGAAGTGGCCAAGCATGCTGGAATAGAGGTCCGTTTTCTATATAGGGATGAAAATTTGGAGTTAATGGATCAGTATTTAACGAATGGAACGTCTCGAGCGATTCCGATTATGATCTTTATGAATGAACAGGGGGAAGAGCAAGCGATATGGGGGCCGCGGGCTGCAGCAGTGCAGGAGCTGGTCAACAGCAAGCGCTCAAGCTTGCCGCCGCTTGATCATGAAGATTTTGAAGCCCGGCAAACGGAGATGTTTCGCGAACTGACGGATGCATTTCTTCATGAAAAGGGATTGTGGCAGGAAGTGTACCGGAGTATAAAGACGGCATTGACTGAAAAGCTATTGTAAAAAGGGACAGGCATCGGGAGCGCACTTCCTGGCCT from Bacillus xiapuensis encodes:
- a CDS encoding thioredoxin family protein; protein product: MNLMEWFEKGVSPDDYIEQMKTNQENVKYIQSSFHIQKEEASFLARLKEENLKAIVLTEDWCGDAMMNIPIFLEVAKHAGIEVRFLYRDENLELMDQYLTNGTSRAIPIMIFMNEQGEEQAIWGPRAAAVQELVNSKRSSLPPLDHEDFEARQTEMFRELTDAFLHEKGLWQEVYRSIKTALTEKLL
- the argC gene encoding N-acetyl-gamma-glutamyl-phosphate reductase, giving the protein MKAAVIGASGYGGIELIRLLSNHPEFHLQSIYSSSKDQVPVTEDYPHLQDICALPLVQIEPEEITQTADVVFLAVPSGASASLAPQLLKNGTKVVDLSGDLRLKDPENYKKWYKKEPALPAVLQQAVYGLTEWNRDQIQSANLLSNPGCFPTAALLGIAPALQAEIIDPAWIIIDAKSGVSGAGRGLSQNIHFAEMNDNFQIYKVNQHQHIPEIQQQLNLWHTQTGPITFSAHLLPVTRGIMTTIYAPMKRRLDTRDIHRLYEEAYARDHFVRIRPIGEFPSIKAVTGSNFCDIGMDADERTGRLTIVAVIDNLMKGAAGQAVQNANLMFGLEETAGLKNFPLYP